CGGGCGCGTGTTTCCAGGAGAGCTCGCGGCCCGACCAATTGCGGCCGGTGACCCCGCGGGTCGGTTTGTTGACGACCTCGCCGTGGTGGCCGTTGCCCGAAGCATCGACCACCGACCAGGTGCTGATGCCCTGCGAGAAATCCCACGCCGCAGACGCATCAGTGGGCGCGGATGCGGCGTCATCGCGAATTGCTGCCAGCTCGTCGTCATCGAGCACACGCGTGAAAGCCTTCGGGGCGTCGATCTTGCCGTTGTAGAAGTTGCCGACGTCACCGCCAGCTGAGGTTTCCGCGGCGATCAGAAGGTCTCCCGGGCCCCACGCGCGGCCCGCGGGCATCGTTGCGGATGCGTGGCTGTCGAGTCCTGCCGTCATGCCCCAGCTCGGCTCGAGCGCAAGACGTGCAACTCCCGAGGCGGAGTCGTAGACCGCGGATACGCAGTACCACTGGCCGGCACGGACAGTCTGCTCGACGGATATCGCCGCCGATCCCATGCGCAGCGTCAGTCGGCCCTCTTCGAGCCGAAGAGCGAATCCGTCATCATCGCCGTTGCCCTTGGCGATGATCGTTTGAACAGGTTTTTCGGGAAGCGTCGGACAGATCCACATCTGAAGTGTGAGGTCGCGCGCTGCATCGAACTCCGCACTGCCTGTCGCCCGGATGTAGGAGCCGGGCCGCAGCTCCTGCAGGGCTCCGTCATACTCTCCGTCCAGCGTGCTTGCGACAGCCACGTCCTTGTAGCCCGGGCCTGCCGGGTTGGTATCGCCATGAATGAGACGGACCAGTCGAGCCGAAAAACGACCCGGCTCAGAACTCACCATGAAGGTGATTGCTGCGCCAGGCTCGAC
The DNA window shown above is from Mycolicibacterium confluentis and carries:
- a CDS encoding LamG domain-containing protein encodes the protein MKVVGYADKLSVEPGAAITFMVSSEPGRFSARLVRLIHGDTNPAGPGYKDVAVASTLDGEYDGALQELRPGSYIRATGSAEFDAARDLTLQMWICPTLPEKPVQTIIAKGNGDDDGFALRLEEGRLTLRMGSAAISVEQTVRAGQWYCVSAVYDSASGVARLALEPSWGMTAGLDSHASATMPAGRAWGPGDLLIAAETSAGGDVGNFYNGKIDAPKAFTRVLDDDELAAIRDDAASAPTDASAAWDFSQGISTWSVVDASGNGHHGEVVNKPTRGVTGRNWSGRELSWKHAPEEYGAIHFHDDDLSDAGWSPSFEWTVPSDLRSGVYAVHLTAGEHEDYVPFFVVPALGRPSAKTAILLPVFSYLAYGNEQMLGPTGAYSGALPHYPWQAQDKYVVETG